The following nucleotide sequence is from Zonotrichia leucophrys gambelii isolate GWCS_2022_RI chromosome 17, RI_Zleu_2.0, whole genome shotgun sequence.
GTTAAACTCCGTATTTAAAAGTGTGCATTGTAAAGAGAATTACTCGCATTAAATACTCCATTGTTCTGACCCATCTCCAGCAGGTTTCCTCTCTTTGTTCCCATCAGCCACAACTTTCAGactttcagtttctttctctGAACACAACAGCACCTGGTCCTACACTTActaaattttaattctgaagaCCTATCCCCTTCCAAAACCATAACTTCAGTATTAAATGTCTTTGCTTATGTGCAGAAACATCTTTAGAATCAGAACCTCTGCAAAGCACAGACAATAATGGAAATACCAACTGGAAGTAAGACATCAGCTCAGAAGGCAGGAGAACACATTTCCATCAGCTCAGAAGGCAGGAGAACACATTTCCATCAGCTCAGAAGGCAGGAGAACACATTTCTCTGCAGTGGAAATGGGACACTCGCCCACCACCCCAAAAGAGGGGCTGTTTGCTTTGATGCAGAAATCTGTAAaacctgagcagctgcagctccccagctctggcctggccacagccccacacacacaACAGCACTCACTGTATAGGGAATACTAAAGATAACATTTGGATAAACTTGGATTAAAATCTGAGTTTTATCTTGAATGACACCAGGGGAAGGATGTGCTGTATTCTGCAAAGTCatggaagggaagaagaaacCTTTCTAAACCAAACAATAAAATAAGGGCCAGGTCAGGCAGAAGTTTCAGCAGGTGCTTCAAAAACTCAGAACCAAACGTgctaaaacaacaacaaaaaagccttCCAAAACCTCCATCTCCTCTTATTAAATTATCTAAAACAGATGAATTGGAAAATTTTTAGAagggtctttttttttgtgaagtctGAAGGCAGATACCTGTGCTCACATACTGGTtcctaagaaatattttttaaagcaccAATCTCACGTAGAAGTTCTGTCAACTTCAGACCCTGATGTGAAGTAAGATCAGACTGAAATTTCAGACTTCCTGACTCATGGAGTTACTGCCTTGATAATCACAGCACTTGGGAACACCATGATAAATAGCAAAAAATCTCCATGTTGAATTTGCACAATGAATGTTTCCATCTCATATCACATCCAGGCCTTGGAAGTGTCTTTTTTCAGAAGAGACAAACTGAAATTTAGGGTTCTCACACATGAAGTGTTTATATGAGAGGGAGGGAACAATGCCACTGGGAATTCTCTGTCTCCTGCAATTCTCTGTGCCTCAGTACTCTGTACCCTTCTTCCTGTCAAAGACTTGTGACAAATATCCAAAACTGCCCCTTGGCACTCTGACACTGAGCCATGTCAGAATTCCAAGTAGTAGAAACATATTTCTGAGTGATAAAAAGcctaaaaacaaaccccccaacGACAAATAAAGACTGTAGAAACTGgtaacatttaataaaaaaattaacagtagATAATAGCAAAACTTTTGTTTGACACAGAAGATTTCTGCTGAGTTTAAAAATACTATCCTTTGATtgagataataaaaaaataatatttcacaGATATTTTCCCAGTATATTTGGAAAATGACAACATAAACACAACCTAAACTTCCagtaatctttaaaaaaattaaataaaaaaggactTCTACATGAAGCAAATTAGCatcttctgagaagctgtgagtaTAGAAATCCTTCCCATGGCACTAAAAAAAGCCACTGAATTGCATCTTGCAAATTGAACCTTCCAGCAGCTTAATTTGAAAGTGAGGCAGATAActctaataaaaaataaatttatagtCTGAGATGGAACTTCAAAATTAGTTCATTTAATCATCTCACAGCCCCATTTTTATGAAGATGCAATTTGATTTCTGTCCTCTCCTCAGCGTGACATTCATCTGTGCAATGCTCTCACCACTCATTTCCAAAGCACCCAGACACAAACAGAGCCAGACGTGGATTCATTTCAGATGTGGAGGATGAAAATAATCCAGCTGGAAAATTTGCTGCCTGACCATTCCTAGCAAGGACCCCTGTGCCTGTGTTGGGTGCATGACCAAAGGTGTTCAGTGCACTGCTGAGAAACAAAGTCATGtttgtcaaaattatttttcccaccACTGGCACAGTGAACAGAATTCACCCCCTGCAATTTCACTGAAGACAACAGACCCAAAtgctataaatatttaaaacaccTAAACACATACTACACATACTATATCAACGTTAAattaagaggggaaaaaaagtaatttaaattttaaaatatcaataaattaacagagaaaaaaagagaatatttgaCACTAAAACCAAGGTAATGAAGCAACACTAGAAGTGTCTGTACAGTAGATGAAACTTGAATGCATCAATTGGCTGCAACTCCTCTCCATCCTTATATCTCAGAGACTTCCAGATTCTGATTTTCACCTCTTACAGGAAATGTCTGAGCTTAGGAAGACTTGGAGATGAGTAAGGCAACTGAAAACAGCCTGGCTGTCAGGAATGTTAGAACTGAACCTTTGCTGCAAAGCAGCAACAGCTGCAAGAATGCATCTGCATCTGGATCAGCCACCGTGCTCCAAGTGCAATTCCAGGCTCAGGGCTGAAGGAGCAACTGCTTCAGCTCCAGTTCAATCTCTAGGCCATGATTTAGACCCCTTACCAGTTTcaaaaactttcaaaattttaaaaaaactagcACACAATGCTCCTATTTAAACCCTCTATTTAGCCATAAAAAGCCCTAAAAGAAACAATCTTTGCTTTGCAGCTTCCCCTTAAACCTGAAACTGCCATTTCTAGGGTTTTAGGCCCCAGCAGATTCTTCTCTTCTATTAAGTTCAATCAAATGCTATTTCAGTGATACACTGCATCATTTCAAAGACTTGGAAATGTTAGATAAGGTGAAGAGTCAGAGAAAGGCTACGGGGAGTTTACCTGAGAGGCTGTTCCAAAAataccacacacacacactgataTTAGTGACTAAAGCCCTTGAATTGTTCCCCAAAGCCCACCTTTGCCATCACACCCACCGAGCACTCGAGACAATCAGCCAGGAGGTGCAGGAGTTTATCATCCCACTTCTCTCCCCAGTGAGCCACTGCAGGCCTGTGCTCCCCACCATGGCTGTGTCTGAGCCAaactccctgcagggctctgccaggagccagcacagcccctctgctcctggctgcacaCTGCAACAAAGGGTGGTGTGAAGGCAGCAGGGTTCAGACAACCTGTGCTCTCAAAATTTCAGATGAACCAAAGAGGATGTTTATCTTGAGAGCTTTGGACTGACTGTGGATGAAATAGCTGGAAGCTGGTCAAGATGCCACTTAAATGCTTTGCCCCAGGGCCCTCCAACAGAAGGAGGCAGCAGtagcaggaggctctgccccACTCCCCCCTGAACAGGTACACTCACATCCAGGAGAGGAACTCAAGTGTACCAGCCCTGAGTGCTGACAAATGCATGCCATGCCAGGAATGCttcatcctgctgctctctctctccttccccattTCCTCACTGGCAGCCCCACGAGACTGCACTGGAGCAAATGTggatgggcagcagggctgggctgtggcaaTCGTGGCATGTGATGGGGCAGAGAGAAGCTGCTATCCTTGAGGGcaaggcagagaggagaggccAGGGCTCACAGCACACCAGAGAGGAGGGGGAGtctgcaggagggacagggcagagtATTAAAAATACAATCTTGATCTAGAACAACACAGACTTGAAACGatttaacaaaaacaaagccTTCCCTTTGGCCAAGAGAATTACCCCAATTCCAAAAATATCACATTATTTTCCCtatcttttttttcattcccaCTGTGACTAAGAGCACACCAGCTGTagcagaggagctcagggaaTTCCCCACTCAGCAGCCCAAGGCAGTGATGGGAAGCACAAggaggggcacagagggcagaTGGTCGGGGGCACAACCTCCTCTCAGAGCAGgagagacagagggacagccctgcaccagggacagggtgacactgcAATCCACCACTACAGCAATACTTGCTTcactttcatttccaaaatggCATAGTAAAAAGACCAGGATATTCTTTAGGAAAAACTCAACAACTTGAGGGCCATTCTGTCTTCTTAACAGCATGACAGTACTCAAAACATTTAATCTAGGCTAGCTTGAACAAGCTGTGGTCAATGAGATTTGGTTCCTCAGATATTGCCTTTGTCTGAGCAGTTAGATATGCTTTTGCCAGCAGGATTTAGCTCCTGCTATATTTGAACCATCTTTAATCCCATGAAGGCTAAAGAAAAATGTCTCTGATTTAGCTCTGTGCACTTATGAATAACTCAAATACTACAGTTAAATTTACAACATAGTTCCCTTAGCTGTTTAGAAGacaattgttttctttcctttccccttaaGTTCCAGTATGTAAAATATCAGAAgaatttagattaaaaaaaaaaaaaaaggggacatgttatttttaaagttgttCTTGAGAAAATTTCCACATACAAACCCGCGGCATTTCTCCACTGGTTTGAGAACAATTTTCACATGTTGGCATCATCCTTGAGTGGCTGCCACAACTCTGGTATCATAAAGCAACACGTATTTTCTCTTAGCTtatcaaaacacattttatttaacTGCTAAATTTGGTCTGATCCAAGTTTTTCTTCTTACTTCACAACAAACAGGAAAACGCAGATGCCGCACTCAGATCCAAACATGCATCCTACCAGGGAAACGGGGCACGGGAGCCAGACCAGCCCTAGGAGTGAGCCTGCCCAGACCACAGCGCTGCACTCACGGCTCATTAACAGAGTTCACACTGAAATGTTCACATTGTTCACTCCTGTTCTACAAGTCCTGTCTAGGTagcactgaaaaacaaattgtTTGGCCCCTTCTGTTCTGACGCTGGAACATTGTGTCAATATACTTTggcatatattaaaaaaatccctgtaatATACCATAGACTGTGACATTTCCACTTCAGATCTATCATTTACATGTGAAGCACGAATCTCCAAAGAACCCAGTAAAGCTGTAAGAAAGACTACATTTTGCCGAAGCTCTCAGACACCCACTCCATTCAGTCACACCAGCTGGAGAGGTAAGTGTCAAGATAcagctttattctttaaaatgaaTGTGGAGGTGAAACTCCACAGCCTCCTCCACAGCAatcattttttaaagtgaaaccACAACGCTGTGTGCTCCTGATCCTTCTATGTCAGCAGCATTTCTCAGAAACCTTTTTGCAAATCTGGGTATCTTAAAATCGTATCTACGTTATTTTGCAATCTACGCAATTGTCCCTGCACTTCCCAGTCCAGCTGACGGGCGTCCTAGACATGACATCCATTGGAAGATCTTTTGCTCCTAGAGGTAGAGGAGTCCTTAGCTACCCTCTGTCTAGCACACGAGGCACAGATGGCCCCCGAGAGACGCTTCAGCCCCTTCTGAAAGACACTGTTGGAGAGACTGTAAATGACACAGTTGCAGAAACTGTTGCTAATGGCAAGCCAAGTGGTCAAGAAGGACGCGACGCGGTTACTGTAGACGTTGGAGCTCTCCAGCAGGAAGTAGATGATGTAGGGCAGCCAGAGGATGTAGAAGACACTGGTGATGCGGAAGAGGACCATGGCGTAGCGCTTGTCCGGGCAGGGCTGCGCCTCACCAGCCTCCCCGTCCTGCGAGCTGAAGCGCACGCGCCGCTCGTTGATCTCCTtggtgtgctgctggcagatgcGGAAGATGTTGAAGTAGGTGAAGCAGACGATGAAAGCGGCCGGGGCGTAGAGCATCACCACAATGAAGAGGGTGAAATAGGGATCGGTGTTCCAGGAGTTGGCGCACCACTGGAACACGTCCCCGTGATATCCAGGCtttccccagtgaaaggagGGCAAGAAGACCAGGCAGGAGTAGAGCCAAATGGTCAAGATGCAGATCCGCAGCCTCCAGGGGGTAACCAGCGTGTTGTAGGTCAGGGGCTTCGTGATGGCGATGTATCTGTCGATGCTGATGCAGGCCAGGGAGGCCATGGAGACGCTCTTCAGCACTGACACCACGTAACCAAAGATTTGGCAAACCAAGGACTCACTTAAAACAATAGGATAGTGCAGCAGAGACAAAGAAGGCACCAGACAGCTCACGCCCACCAGGAGGTCAGCATACGCCATAGTCTGGATGAAGTAGCTGGTGGTGTGGTGGTTCAGCAGAGGTGCACAGTGAAAGACAAATATCACAATAATGTTGCCCGAAATAATCAGCACCATGAGGAACACAATAATAACTACTTCCAGGAGGCAAAAATTGATGGTCTCCAAATAGCTAATGGCCAGGAGACAGAAGGGCCGGCCACTCTGGTTGCCAACCAAAGAGGAGTTCATCTTGAGCACTGCAGTGATCTCTCTACTTcatgctcctgcctgctgcctgcagccactccaggcagctgctgtcaTTGCggctggtgctgtgtgtgcagcaatGTCAAAACCGGAGCTCcagtccccagggctgctccagatgctgctgctgtgcattgTCTGCAGCACAATTCCCCTTTAAATCCGGctccccgccgctgccgccgcacCGGGACCCAGCGGCAGGCATGTCAGCAACTTCCCCGGCGCACCGGAGAGGGCTGATACCGATGCCCTCCGGGGTGGGCTGCCGCGCCGAGGAGggatgaggggctgggggaagagggagaggaacCTCCACCGAGTCAGGACGAGAGTCCTCCCAAAGGCTGacagagagaaggggaaagtGTTTTACAGAACCGCCTCTCCCCCGCGCTGCCACCTCCGCcgctcccctccttccccacgCCCTGCTCAGCGCTCCCCGTCGGCCCCGgctccagccccgctccctcccCACGCCCCGCCGGCGGCAGCGGAGGCGATGCCGCCTCCCCGGAGCCCCGGCAGCCGGGCGGGGGGATGCGCGGCGGGGTAGGGCGGGGGTCCAGCCCTTCTCCGCTGGCTCCATTTTGCACGGCGCTTTTGTTCGCCGCctctcccggccccgccgccgccgccccggccccgccgccgccccccgcccggcccggggccagcccggccccgccgccccggccctACCTGCGGCGGGGGAACAAAAGCGCGGAGCATCCTCGGGCGGGCGGCGTGCGCTCCGGCCGCGGCGATGCGGAGCCGGGGGCGGGGAGgcgggaggaaggggagggaggcggcgggagcgcgggggagggcgcggcgcggcggggacccggcggggagcggggccgcagccccggcccccacCCGCCCGCCCCGGCGCGCAGGGagccgggcagcgccggccgcagccccggcagGGAGGGCTGGCGCTCCGGGGGCGCTCGGCGGGGCGGATCCGGTGGCGGAGGGAGCCTCACCCGGCGCGACCCCGCAGCGCACGCGGGTCCCGGCCCTGGCGCGGCCGCGCCGCCGGTGCCGCAGGGACACACACCCCGCGCAGCCCGCTCCTCCTCCCGCGCCCCGCACGGCGAGCGCCAGCCGTCCATCACCGCCCTGCATTCACGCGCTTCGTCGTCACTTAAAGGcttttccatcccagcccttttGGCGAAATACCTGCTCTGGAATAAACGCGCCTCTCCCAGGTGTACCGTGTGCCTCTCACAGGAGACACCTGAACCCAAGGGCAAAGCTGAGAACCATGTCCCACCAttcatccagctgctgctccaggtaGGCAGGCACCTCCCTCCATACACACAGAACGCAAAGGCACCGCTGTCCCTGACATCGGACACCAAAGCAGAAAACCCAGCGACATTCCAGCCAGCAAACACGAGAGAGATTCACAGCACAGCACTTAAACTTGTATTCACACCCTAAGTTAATACCATCTCACTATTTAACCAGAAAAACCTCTTTGAAGGCAGAGAGGCACAACAAGGTATAGCTCTTGTTTATTGTTTGTCAAGAGCTTCAACTGACAGGCTGGAAAACACGTTCCCAGGTATGTGGGAGCTCATTCTCTGACCGTGACACCAGACTGCTCCACTGCCACCGCTTAGGGCAAGCCCTTGCCACAGGAATTTGTATGTGAATGGATCAAACCAGTAAAAAACTGCAGTGAAGTCCTTCGACAATCAAAATCATTTAGTCAGACATCAAAGTGTGCAACTGGCATCCTTACAAGCTTAAGTCCACACTCTGAATTCAACCAATACCAACAAACCCAAGGGTTTGGTTAACCTAAGCTAAACATTGGTCATTCTGCGGAATACCTAACAGGAAATTAATTGTGGCCAAAGGAATAGATGTCAAAGCAACTGAGCCACAACTCTCGGGTTTTCAGCTGACCAGTAAGtacaaaaagcattttatgaTACACTTGTGTTGGCCAAAGATCTGCGCTGGGCAACAGCATGACTTGGCAGATTTTTAGTTAGTCTCATGCAaatgtctgaaaacaaaaatttgggGGTTCTGCCCTATCTTTAACCCAAAAAAGATCTCTTTACTATTGtccaccttttatttttttaaatttattatgtTTCTACTCATGGCAACTGAAGTACTAGAACTGTAGCTAGGAAACATAAACTTTGAATTAAATTTAGGCCAGGGTATTGTGGATTTACAAAAAACAAGCTATGATTGAATTACTGCTGGAGAAATGATCTCCTATCTTTCCAAAGCAGAGAATGATTTACATACCAATTGATTCAAATAGGACTTCTGGATCCTTGGGCACTAATAGACACATTCTAAACAGCCCCAAGAAAACGTACATTGATACACTGAACTTCCTATGTCAGATACATAAAAACAAGGTAGCAATGGAAATACTGAGCCCAACCAAAACCACATCTGGTTGATGAAATTTCTAAACAGAAAATGCACCATGAAATCAAAAACTCCCCAGTGTTCAGGTTTTTATGAAAAGCTCAACGCCCTTAGAGCCGAGGTCTTTCTGCAGAAGAGCCAcgtctgtttttttcctttcactgacATTCTATTGTTTCTCCAAAGCTGAGAGCAACGACTCCACTCAGTGCTCCTGCCAGCTCGCTCCTGCTGGTTTACAACACCCAAAGCAGCAACAGCTCCcgtcctgctgcccctgcagggagctgttgCTGCTTTGGGTGTTGTAAACCAGCAGGAGTGGTGCAGGTAAACTGCAGCTGGAGCTTATCTGGGGTACAGGGcctgctccccagctctctggctgggggcaccaccagcccagcaccagAGCCTCTCCTAAAGACACCCATATGTGTGGCTGAGGTCACTGAGACTCAAAATACTCTTGTGGTGTAGTACAGACTTCTCCCACCTCGTCTAAGGCAATGAACAGTACTCCAGAAATTATTCAAAGTTACAATGACAACTCCTGGGAAAACTGCTGCTTGTAAAAGATAATTAAACTTTTATCACCATGTGATCAAAATTAATCAAAGGAGGAATCTCAAGGTTCAGGCACGGTGACAAGGCTACGTCATCGTGCAGTGTGATGCACAGAGGCATGGTAGGTTCCATTTCAGCTGATTGTACACAGTCATGGCCCTCTGTTCTCCTGAAAATTCAATgcattctttttaatttataggAACATATGGAAATATGATTGTGATATAAGTAGAAAATAAGCGTTAGCCACCCACAGCTAAGGTTCTGTCACATTTTATGCTGCTGCTGACAACACATTCAGTCAAACAACGGTAGTGACATTTTAAtctatttcttcattaaaaaccaGCATCATTTGCAGCAAGACAGACAAGTATATTTGGTAGAACGTCTGTGTTCTATAATCCTCGTCTCATGGAGACAAAAAGGTGGGAAGATGAGAAAGTGGGTAGCAGGAGTTCTGCTATAAGAAAGACTGGAACAAATTAATCTCCTACCAGGCCTGGGATTTCTCCCAGAAATGGTGACCCTGGAGTAACATTGCAGGATACTCCTCCTGACACTGGactattactttttattttatttgtgccACAAGATGTCCCTCTCACGTTGTAATTTTCTTAATATAGTGTATTTATCTGGCACAACAGTTCATGGCTTTTTCCTTTCAACATTACTTCCTCCCACACAGACCTATATccaaaagctttttattttctcctccatATTGTAAATGTCAGGCTTTTAATGTTGATATTATGAAGAACTTCTCTACTGACAGATTTAGCAGTTGTATTAATCCTTTCTAAAATTTGTCTGTTGTAGCTGTTGTCTCCTTCACTTTGTATCATgtgtatttctcttttttagcCTGTCTGGCTCGCTTTATGTGTTTTCTACTCAACAACACTTTCCATCCACCTATGCCTGTCCAGAACATGGGATATTGCTCCTGCAGGTGTCTGTGAACACCTGGAGTGAGTCCCTTTGTGTCTTCTGCTACCTTTCAGTGGCTGGAAGGCTGAAGATTAACAGCCCTAGCTGTGATTGCCAAAGTGCTACCAGGACCAGATGCCTCTTGCAGGGATTGTCTAGATCGCTTCACCTAGAGCTTGCTTTCTGTCCCCAGTAGGGACATGACCTTAATTCACTGGGCTGGCTTTCATCCACACTCCCCACCACCAGCATGGCAATCTGGAGCTGCTAAAAGCTTTATTATTGCACACAGATGGTGTGCAAATTCTCAAAAGTAATTTGTGGAAGCGCCATGATGGTGAAACTTCAACCTTCCCGCAATAACAAAAGCGCAGAGAACAAACCCCAGCCAGTGTGTGGCAAAGAAAACCAGAGCAAATAATTAATATATGCTGTCATGATGACTGGAACACAAAGAACACACCTTGAAACACAATTTCAATGCTATTTTTAAGTCATATTCAAGAAGAGAGCTAGACACAGCTCTCATGAATGGCAGAACACAACAGGAGACATTTCCTTTTCAATCCTTCAGTAGCCACTACTCAACAGTGAACAAAAAACTGTTCTTTCAGCAATTAAtttgcaaaggaaagaaaaaaaaaaaaccagattacCTGAGCCTGCTCAGGAAAGCAACCACCAGAAGAAATACATCCCACATCCTGTGCACAAGGGGAGAAAATCCCTGAAACAGGCCTGAAGGTTATGAAGCAGCTGTCAACACAGATCCTTATTAATTTgggactgtgctgctgcatgggGTCAGGAAAAGCCTGGCAGAAATCAAATGCAGCTACAGGAACAGAGGGCAACATGAAGAGAGAAGGGGCACTGCATTTTGAGCACAGGtttcctgcatctcctgctcacATCCCAGGGCACGGGTTTTACATGgactccctgtgctcctgcactACACCACAGCAGTTATTCTCACATAAACCCCCTTCAAGGCATGGTAATGCAAATAACTGCAGGCTTGCCAGAGAAGAATTGGCATTAGTGACATGCAAAACATGGCAAAGCATTACAAAGATGGGAAAGCAATGTAATATAATGGACCCTTGTCTTCATATAattagcaatttttttcccaggaacaTTTACTCCTATACATTGCTGCATACTGACTGTAACTGAGCTGCTATTTTAAGAGCAGTAAGAATTAGTCACATTGGAACTCCAAAATTATCACATTTCATGCCtaagaaaagcatgaaaaaaaatttaaggcCAAAGTGCAGCCCAGCTTTATTATACTCTTGGCACAGACTATGTCCAAAGGGTCTGCAAACATTGTATTGCTGGACCCTGAATTCATGTTCTCCTCAGCCTCCCAAACAACCCTTGCATTTTTTGCCTGTTCTCCTCAGTACCTCCACACAGGCACTGAAAGATAACCCTGCTTAAAACCTTGCACATCTTCCACTGCCTGCAGACTGAAGAAATCCCAATTCCCCTGTGAACCAAGCACACATTTCTGTGCTCAAACACCAGCATCTGTCCCTTCCACAGGAACAGTCCCAGCCTGTTTCCGTATTTAAgtcacaacaaaacaaacagccaTGGACAGCACTGGGCTAATATGGCACCTCCAGATTAGGGAGGTcaacaaaattttcatttgctgCAGCTGGTGTGCTGCTGATATAGCACAGACCTCATGGGACCACAGCAGGGCCTGAAAATGGTCACCCAGGACCCATTCTCTCTAATTCCTTAATTAGCTTCTGTGCTGAACGAGCACTGCAGGCACGGCCAGTGCtcctcagcagagcacagggcagggccagcccgCTCTCCCTCACACCTGCACTCCAGAGATGCTTCCAACACGAGATGCAGGTTACTTTCTTTGTCTCAGCCAAATGACAAGGAGAGGAAAGGTTTCACaggtttaaaaatgaaatgttacaCTATCCCCTTCCAGCTGACAAAGATAGTAGCAAACGTGTCACCAACTGTGCCACAAAGACATCATCTTTTGCATTCTGATACCAAAACACTGAAACAGAGAAACAAGTGAGGCTGACAACTACTCACCAGGCAATTAAAATAACACAACAGGATAGCTGTGATCACTCCTTGCCAGAGCACTCAACCTCCACATTACTTATATGATTTATTCACCATAAAATCCATGTTACAGCTCTACAATGCATAAACCAGCATTAAGGAATTTGgatcaatttttttctgcattcatcaattatatgaaaatacttattttcatATACAGAACATTTTTAGCTGATTTAACATGGTTCATTCACATTATGTAGGATCCCTCCTGGATGACTTCAGCAGAAACTGAGTTTAATTTCAGAAGCCCTCCTGCCCTCGGACTAAGGTCTTTAATTGCTCCTTGTGAATCTGTGCCATCAAAATATAGAGATACAAAGGCTGATTcacttgttttgctttttaactggtgaataattaatttctgtaataTCTGTACTTAAGCTGTATCATTAATAATTTCTAATACAGTCCTTCTAGACTTGCATGTTTGATGAAAGCAATAAAATCCAATGTAGCAACACAGATAATGGTCAAATCCAAATTAACCCATCAGTTTTCTGGATAAGAAGGTGACATTTCATTTTGTGACCCATTCGTTGCTTGAACTTTGAGAACCACTGAGTGATGTCTTTACAAACGATTCTTATATCCTTTTTCTACCTTACTGGAGTCAGCATTCAAGATGAGAAGTCACAAAACTGCTGTCCAATGCAAAAACATCCAcattgttctgttttctttctacCAAAAAAGGCTGCAATTTCTACTAGTGTTGGATTTTTAGCATAAACACTGAGACAACACAACAAAATCCAGCTTCCATTCAGAAAAGccaaacaagcaaagaaaattattctgtcCGTTATGAAAGCAATTAAt
It contains:
- the GPR21 gene encoding probable G-protein coupled receptor 21 gives rise to the protein MNSSLVGNQSGRPFCLLAISYLETINFCLLEVVIIVFLMVLIISGNIIVIFVFHCAPLLNHHTTSYFIQTMAYADLLVGVSCLVPSLSLLHYPIVLSESLVCQIFGYVVSVLKSVSMASLACISIDRYIAITKPLTYNTLVTPWRLRICILTIWLYSCLVFLPSFHWGKPGYHGDVFQWCANSWNTDPYFTLFIVVMLYAPAAFIVCFTYFNIFRICQQHTKEINERRVRFSSQDGEAGEAQPCPDKRYAMVLFRITSVFYILWLPYIIYFLLESSNVYSNRVASFLTTWLAISNSFCNCVIYSLSNSVFQKGLKRLSGAICASCARQRVAKDSSTSRSKRSSNGCHV